The Paenibacillus uliginis N3/975 genome has a window encoding:
- a CDS encoding MFS transporter: MLKNRYVRTIILSRVFLQLGIWIRNFAILLYVTNLTNNDPLYVSLISVVEYAPIFIFAIIGGTFADRWRPKRTMVWCDMLSAISVLIVLLALVYGGWYALLLGTLVSASLSQFSQPSAMKFYKEHVPGEQVQSVMALSQSLVAVFMVLGPVLGSFIFLQYGIEISLGLTALMFLGSALVLTRLPRDKKDTLADANNNFVGEMKDGLKYVWNNVQLRTLSATFAASGLAVGLIQPLMLFITIEKLGQDKTFLQWLLMANGAAMLVGGVAIIGLASKVKPHILLSIGLVVSALVTVGIGSSTVVIWTIVFEVISGFFYPCIQVGIQTLIMKNTEASYIGRVGGAITPVFMGMMVLGMSFSGYLKGQFSLFIVFSISAGLFILGSLVLAPLFRKNENIHEQAF; encoded by the coding sequence ATCCTATCCAGGGTGTTTCTTCAGCTTGGAATATGGATACGAAATTTTGCAATACTGCTATATGTAACAAATTTAACGAATAATGATCCGTTGTATGTTTCACTTATTTCGGTTGTTGAGTACGCGCCGATCTTCATTTTTGCCATTATAGGTGGAACGTTTGCTGATCGATGGAGACCCAAACGGACCATGGTATGGTGCGATATGCTATCCGCCATATCTGTGTTGATCGTTCTGCTCGCTCTTGTATATGGAGGATGGTACGCACTGCTGCTGGGTACGCTCGTATCCGCCAGTTTGTCTCAATTTTCGCAGCCCTCTGCGATGAAATTTTACAAGGAACATGTGCCTGGTGAGCAGGTTCAAAGTGTCATGGCACTGTCTCAGTCCTTAGTGGCCGTCTTTATGGTTCTCGGTCCCGTATTAGGCTCATTTATTTTTCTGCAATACGGCATTGAGATTTCTCTTGGTTTAACTGCACTTATGTTTCTCGGATCGGCACTCGTATTAACCAGACTTCCTCGGGATAAAAAAGATACGTTAGCCGATGCCAACAACAATTTTGTCGGAGAAATGAAAGATGGATTGAAGTATGTATGGAATAACGTTCAATTAAGAACGTTAAGCGCAACATTTGCGGCCAGCGGACTGGCGGTTGGTCTGATCCAGCCCTTGATGCTGTTTATTACGATTGAAAAGCTTGGGCAAGACAAAACGTTTCTACAGTGGCTGCTTATGGCGAATGGTGCTGCCATGCTCGTAGGAGGCGTCGCTATTATCGGATTGGCTTCAAAAGTGAAGCCTCACATTTTACTTTCGATCGGTTTGGTTGTTAGTGCTTTGGTGACTGTTGGTATCGGATCTTCCACGGTAGTTATCTGGACCATAGTCTTTGAGGTGATTAGCGGATTTTTTTATCCATGTATTCAAGTCGGCATCCAAACACTTATAATGAAAAATACAGAAGCCTCATATATCGGCAGAGTAGGAGGAGCCATAACGCCGGTATTCATGGGGATGATGGTTCTAGGTATGTCATTCTCTGGTTATCTGAAGGGACAGTTTTCACTGTTTATCGTATTTAGCATAAGTGCAGGTTTATTTATTTTGGGTTCGTTGGTATTAGCTCCTCTGTTTCGGAAAAACGAAAATATTCACGAACAAGCATTTTGA
- a CDS encoding YebC/PmpR family DNA-binding transcriptional regulator, giving the protein MGRKWNNIKEKKASKDANTSRIYAKFGVEIYVAAKKGEPDPESNRALKVVLERAKTYNVPKAIIDRALDKAKGSAEETYTELRYEGFGPNGAMVIVDTLTNNVNRTASDVRSAFNKNGGNMGVSGSVAYMFDATAVIGVTGKSLDEVFELLMEADVEVRDIMEEDESVIVYAEPDQFHEVQEAFRNVGISDFTVAELTMLAQNYVELPADAVPQFEKLIDALEDLEDVQQVYHNVDSEE; this is encoded by the coding sequence ATGGGTCGTAAATGGAATAATATCAAAGAGAAGAAAGCCTCAAAGGATGCAAATACAAGTCGTATTTATGCAAAGTTCGGGGTTGAAATCTATGTAGCAGCAAAAAAAGGTGAGCCAGATCCAGAATCTAACCGCGCCTTAAAAGTTGTACTTGAGAGAGCAAAAACATATAACGTACCTAAAGCTATTATTGACCGCGCCTTGGATAAAGCTAAAGGCAGTGCGGAAGAAACGTATACAGAGCTTCGGTACGAAGGTTTTGGACCGAACGGAGCCATGGTCATCGTAGATACATTGACGAATAACGTCAACCGTACAGCTTCTGATGTTCGTTCCGCATTTAATAAAAACGGCGGAAACATGGGTGTGAGTGGATCTGTCGCGTATATGTTTGATGCGACCGCTGTTATTGGTGTTACAGGCAAGAGCTTGGATGAAGTATTTGAGCTGTTGATGGAAGCTGATGTAGAGGTTCGCGATATCATGGAAGAAGATGAGTCTGTCATTGTATATGCGGAACCGGATCAGTTCCATGAGGTGCAAGAAGCGTTCAGAAACGTTGGTATTTCTGATTTTACCGTTGCTGAATTAACGATGCTTGCGCAAAACTATGTTGAACTTCCTGCAGATGCCGTACCACAATTCGAAAAATTGATTGATGCTCTGGAAGATCTGGAAGATGTTCAGCAAGTGTATCATAACGTGGATTCTGAAGAGTAA
- a CDS encoding GNAT family N-acetyltransferase, with the protein MNLHITKELNKNDKYHINNQLYEFNLKNFPVDLGGRYQEINLFLKDENGKVRGGILGEICWNWLEIHTFIIDEDMRKSGYGTKLLLEIEQIALETSCDFIKVDTLSFQALDFYKKHGFQEFGTLDNVGRDFKHYYLKKDL; encoded by the coding sequence ATGAATTTACATATTACTAAAGAACTAAATAAAAATGATAAGTATCATATTAATAATCAGCTTTATGAGTTTAATTTAAAGAATTTCCCAGTAGATTTAGGTGGGAGATACCAAGAAATTAATTTATTTCTGAAGGATGAAAATGGCAAGGTTCGCGGGGGAATATTAGGTGAAATTTGCTGGAATTGGTTAGAGATTCATACTTTTATAATTGATGAAGACATGCGTAAATCGGGTTATGGAACTAAACTATTATTAGAAATAGAACAAATAGCTTTGGAGACGAGTTGTGACTTCATAAAAGTAGATACTTTAAGTTTTCAAGCATTAGATTTTTATAAAAAACACGGGTTTCAAGAGTTTGGTACCCTTGATAATGTCGGAAGAGATTTTAAGCATTACTATCTAAAAAAAGATTTATAG
- a CDS encoding MerR family transcriptional regulator: MRIGELANRTGVSIRSLRYYEQQGLLAPKRHDNGYREYSSFMIEQVQTIQFYLKLGLTTEQIAGFLNCVLMNKEAFCKEVLPVYQQKLKEIDDQIKQLESIKSNLEERISSIIEEHPASEINSLKVGCNNE; the protein is encoded by the coding sequence TTGAGAATTGGAGAACTCGCCAATCGAACCGGAGTCAGCATCCGCTCTCTTCGTTATTATGAGCAGCAGGGATTGCTTGCTCCCAAACGGCATGATAACGGATATCGTGAATATTCCTCATTCATGATTGAACAAGTGCAGACTATTCAATTTTACTTGAAATTAGGTTTGACTACTGAACAAATCGCCGGCTTTCTGAATTGCGTGTTGATGAACAAAGAAGCATTTTGTAAAGAGGTTCTTCCGGTATATCAACAGAAACTGAAAGAAATTGATGATCAAATCAAGCAGCTTGAGAGCATAAAGTCAAATCTGGAGGAACGCATAAGTTCGATTATTGAAGAACATCCAGCCAGTGAAATCAATTCCTTGAAAGTGGGATGTAACAATGAATGA
- a CDS encoding NADPH-dependent FMN reductase, with protein MNEPTIHIIGISGSLRNGSSNTNLLRAAATLAPKHVKLTIFDGLGDLPHFNPEIDGEEVPEAVIDFRTQLKAADSVLISTPEYASGVPGVLKNAIDWTVSSSELYNKPTGVLSASPHPSGGENAHASLLMTLNMLNAHIVSGGTMCIPQISLKMNAAGDITDNGLAKEIIAVLHALEKALNTEL; from the coding sequence ATGAATGAGCCAACGATTCACATTATAGGTATATCCGGAAGTCTCCGTAACGGTTCGTCTAATACGAATCTGTTACGTGCAGCTGCCACTTTGGCTCCTAAACATGTTAAGTTGACGATTTTCGATGGATTAGGTGATCTTCCGCATTTCAATCCCGAAATCGACGGAGAGGAAGTACCGGAAGCTGTGATCGATTTTCGGACACAACTTAAGGCCGCTGACAGCGTGTTAATTAGCACACCGGAATATGCAAGTGGTGTGCCAGGCGTTCTTAAGAACGCGATTGACTGGACGGTGTCATCGAGTGAGTTATATAACAAACCGACAGGTGTGCTGAGTGCCTCACCACATCCTTCAGGCGGTGAAAATGCTCATGCGTCACTTTTAATGACTCTGAATATGTTGAATGCACATATAGTCTCTGGGGGAACGATGTGTATTCCACAAATAAGTTTGAAAATGAATGCAGCGGGAGACATCACGGACAATGGTTTGGCAAAGGAAATAATAGCAGTGCTTCATGCTCTGGAAAAAGCTTTGAATACCGAGTTATAA
- the trxA gene encoding thioredoxin, producing MLETMTKENFSELIDKGLTLVDFWAPWCGPCKMQLPIVEELSVELQDSIVIGKVNADEEPELSSKYGVMGLPTLILFKNGQPVEKLVGLQRKNSIIGKIQTHQ from the coding sequence ATGCTTGAGACAATGACAAAAGAGAATTTTTCAGAACTCATCGACAAAGGTTTAACGCTGGTTGATTTTTGGGCGCCTTGGTGCGGACCTTGTAAAATGCAGCTTCCCATTGTGGAAGAGCTTTCCGTCGAACTACAAGATTCTATAGTCATCGGTAAAGTGAATGCAGATGAAGAGCCCGAGCTCTCTTCTAAGTATGGCGTGATGGGTCTTCCGACACTGATTCTATTTAAAAACGGCCAACCGGTGGAAAAACTGGTGGGCTTGCAGCGGAAAAATTCCATTATAGGCAAAATCCAAACTCACCAATAA
- the purT gene encoding phosphoribosylglycinamide formyltransferase 2, translating into MLQTKKIMLLGSGELGKEVLIEAQRLGVETVAVDRYAHAPAMQVAHRHYVIDMLDGERLREIIEQEKPDLIVPEIEALATSELLKLEEEGHRVIPTARAAKLTMDREGIRRLASEKLGLPTAGYKFADTYDQFVQAVKEMGYPCVIKPLMSSSGKGQSVCREEKDIEQCWNVAMEGGRVQNGRVIIEEFICFESEITLLTVRSVNGTSFCAPIGHIQENGDYIESWQPHDMTEDQIKEAKHIAGAITDELGGYGLFGVELFLTEDKVYFSEVSPRPHDTGLVTLVTQNLSEFALHVRAILGYPIPEIVLMTPGASRPLKASLELEHYCITGVEKALSVPNTQVRVFGKPVTKAGRRMAVALSTSDSVENARKQAKLALDELAVVES; encoded by the coding sequence ATGTTGCAAACTAAGAAAATAATGCTGCTCGGTTCGGGAGAACTAGGAAAGGAAGTTTTGATCGAAGCTCAGCGTCTGGGAGTTGAGACGGTAGCGGTTGATCGTTACGCTCATGCACCTGCCATGCAGGTAGCCCACCGTCATTATGTGATCGATATGCTGGATGGTGAGCGGTTGCGGGAAATTATCGAACAGGAAAAACCGGATCTTATTGTACCCGAGATTGAAGCATTAGCGACTTCAGAGCTTTTAAAACTGGAGGAAGAAGGCCATCGGGTCATTCCAACAGCCCGCGCTGCGAAGCTGACGATGGATCGGGAAGGGATTAGACGTCTTGCATCAGAGAAACTGGGCCTGCCAACAGCCGGTTATAAATTTGCTGACACGTATGATCAGTTTGTTCAAGCGGTAAAGGAGATGGGGTATCCTTGCGTTATCAAACCTCTGATGAGTTCTTCAGGAAAAGGACAAAGTGTTTGCCGTGAAGAGAAGGACATTGAACAGTGCTGGAACGTAGCAATGGAAGGTGGCCGGGTTCAGAACGGGCGGGTTATTATTGAGGAGTTCATCTGCTTTGAGTCTGAAATCACACTGCTCACGGTTCGTTCCGTAAACGGAACAAGCTTCTGCGCACCAATCGGACATATTCAAGAAAACGGGGATTACATTGAGTCCTGGCAGCCGCATGATATGACAGAGGATCAGATTAAAGAAGCTAAGCATATTGCTGGAGCCATAACAGACGAACTAGGCGGATATGGTCTGTTTGGTGTTGAACTCTTTTTAACGGAGGATAAAGTTTATTTCAGCGAAGTTTCTCCGCGGCCGCATGATACTGGACTAGTGACACTCGTAACGCAAAATCTTTCTGAATTTGCATTACACGTCCGTGCGATCCTCGGTTATCCAATCCCTGAAATTGTACTTATGACGCCGGGAGCCAGCCGTCCATTGAAAGCAAGCCTTGAACTCGAACACTATTGTATTACCGGTGTGGAGAAGGCATTATCGGTCCCGAACACGCAGGTTCGTGTATTTGGCAAGCCGGTTACAAAGGCAGGTCGGAGAATGGCGGTCGCTTTATCAACGTCCGATTCGGTTGAAAATGCACGGAAACAGGCGAAATTGGCACTTGATGAGCTTGCTGTTGTAGAATCTTAA
- a CDS encoding histidine phosphatase family protein, giving the protein MKTYLYFVRHGIAPFSLELERSGGASLNDQGKSDAKRVAELLRDEGIDVIVSSSYNRARETVAPLAELLQKEIILYNELIERPIGTLNEAVSDEELLIGIEQSFIDIDYCMPEGETTRQTQDWAIPIIMQLLSEYKGKKIALGTHGNIMTIILNYFDSNYGFEFWKGTSKPDIYKLEFQDNHLSHVQRLWSPA; this is encoded by the coding sequence ATGAAAACATATCTGTATTTTGTTCGTCATGGAATTGCTCCATTTTCTTTGGAACTTGAGCGCTCGGGAGGTGCGAGCTTGAACGATCAAGGGAAATCTGATGCTAAAAGAGTAGCAGAGCTGTTAAGAGATGAAGGAATTGATGTGATCGTCTCCAGTTCGTATAACAGGGCAAGAGAAACAGTAGCTCCACTTGCTGAACTGCTACAGAAAGAGATCATTTTGTATAACGAGCTTATTGAAAGACCAATTGGTACTTTGAATGAAGCTGTATCCGATGAGGAGCTGTTAATAGGAATTGAACAATCTTTTATCGATATAGATTATTGCATGCCCGAAGGGGAGACAACGCGACAGACGCAGGATTGGGCTATACCGATCATTATGCAACTGCTCTCGGAATATAAAGGCAAGAAAATCGCGCTTGGTACCCACGGAAATATAATGACGATCATATTGAATTATTTCGATTCTAATTATGGCTTTGAATTTTGGAAGGGGACAAGCAAACCTGATATTTATAAATTGGAATTCCAAGATAATCACCTGAGCCATGTTCAGCGGTTGTGGAGTCCCGCATAA
- a CDS encoding fibronectin type III domain-containing protein translates to MQWPTVDSMTIMWETSEPASSRVDVLLAERIHSGYQGNYKKPEQVITTVSNEGHSKIHQLTVNGLEAGTVYFYQIHSGNGQSVRLHLVLIN, encoded by the coding sequence TTGCAATGGCCTACGGTGGACTCCATGACGATCATGTGGGAAACATCTGAGCCGGCATCCTCCAGAGTAGATGTTCTGTTAGCAGAGAGAATCCATAGTGGATATCAAGGTAATTACAAAAAACCGGAGCAAGTGATCACAACCGTCTCTAATGAAGGGCATTCAAAAATTCACCAGCTCACAGTGAACGGCCTTGAAGCAGGGACGGTTTATTTTTACCAAATACATTCAGGTAACGGACAAAGTGTGCGACTACATCTGGTATTAATCAATTAA
- a CDS encoding MerR family DNA-binding transcriptional regulator, translated as MNIRPIDIATKLNISTSALRNYEAQGIVPPTKRSASGYRIYTEEHIAYFECIQAMAPGFGMDVTKDVLCKIQSEEVDTALRLVNQVQANLYRDTILAEETFHVLASNELNFLDSGGSKEWMTIGEVSAATNIPSSTIRYWEKIGLITSSRDSRNRYRIFNQSQIRKIILLRTLRPAVYTYDLVGLKQAIGAMDHNDLEHAKKIAQDSLAYLNNINQEQLRGGYYLYRLCRLLDLID; from the coding sequence ATGAATATAAGACCGATAGATATCGCAACTAAACTTAATATAAGTACAAGTGCCCTAAGAAATTATGAAGCACAGGGAATTGTTCCCCCTACAAAGCGTTCAGCAAGCGGTTATCGGATCTATACAGAGGAGCATATCGCTTATTTTGAATGTATTCAAGCTATGGCCCCAGGTTTTGGGATGGATGTAACGAAAGACGTTTTATGCAAGATTCAATCTGAAGAAGTGGATACTGCACTCCGATTGGTTAACCAAGTTCAGGCCAACCTGTATCGTGATACAATTCTGGCTGAAGAAACATTTCACGTCTTGGCGTCTAATGAACTTAACTTCCTGGATTCAGGTGGAAGCAAAGAATGGATGACCATCGGGGAGGTCTCTGCTGCGACGAACATCCCAAGTTCAACAATCCGATACTGGGAAAAGATCGGACTTATCACTTCTTCACGAGATTCACGAAATAGGTACCGAATATTTAATCAATCTCAAATTCGTAAAATCATCCTGCTTCGCACCTTGCGGCCGGCTGTCTATACATATGACTTAGTGGGGCTTAAACAAGCGATCGGGGCAATGGATCATAACGATCTGGAGCATGCGAAAAAAATCGCTCAAGATTCGCTGGCGTACCTGAACAACATAAACCAAGAACAACTTCGCGGCGGGTACTATTTATACCGTTTATGCCGATTGTTAGATTTAATTGATTAA
- a CDS encoding DUF5701 family protein, with product MITNEFDQQVENLIQKGYPAIAGLNEDEFRNQLQPLKTNTIGFEKSVEDREGYIPYVIVIKSEWVDGEKAMQLVERKNQKGFSVMDANDIQRFKPIEGIELPNGIAYLAMDIDTGTETRNVTPNEALKTIVNDNRSPLTLEEGIAVITHNPDILMKNRGFSLLGSRCGDRRVTALWISAGKPKLGWCWAGNPHTWLGSASCSSRVGM from the coding sequence ATGATCACTAACGAATTTGACCAACAAGTAGAGAATTTGATTCAAAAAGGATATCCTGCGATTGCAGGGTTAAATGAGGATGAATTCAGAAATCAGCTTCAGCCTCTCAAAACAAATACAATAGGGTTTGAGAAGAGTGTGGAAGATCGAGAAGGTTATATTCCTTATGTCATCGTCATCAAAAGCGAGTGGGTGGATGGAGAGAAGGCGATGCAACTCGTAGAGCGAAAAAATCAAAAAGGATTTAGTGTTATGGATGCTAATGACATTCAGAGATTTAAACCTATTGAGGGGATAGAACTACCTAATGGAATAGCATACCTGGCCATGGATATAGATACAGGTACAGAAACTCGTAACGTCACACCAAACGAAGCACTCAAGACGATTGTAAACGACAACCGCTCTCCACTTACCCTGGAAGAGGGGATAGCTGTTATTACACATAACCCTGATATATTAATGAAAAATAGGGGCTTCTCACTGCTTGGTTCTCGCTGTGGAGACCGCAGGGTTACCGCCTTGTGGATTAGTGCCGGGAAACCGAAGCTTGGCTGGTGTTGGGCAGGCAACCCACATACATGGTTGGGCTCAGCATCATGTAGTTCAAGAGTTGGAATGTAA
- a CDS encoding Ger(x)C family spore germination protein — MKLISYFLVMLLALVSLTGCWDREYLKDINLAYSVALDLKDDGKIFQAVEIIIPAEAEQTSTTNEIHTSEGMTTRDASSEMRKKDRGNLSFIKNSIQLIGSPLAKQGLNSVLNVIFRDPNNPTANLRLVVTEGEATKILSQKMVGGMKVGEFISQKIKSLERMSLFYPTETVDTVFRSLKDPGQDFALPYIGQEGKEVVAKGVALFHEHHLTGSLNADQSVMLVLLKGRQGENARFTRKIEISYPDNLHGTMTFNLAKKKIKRKFNVHVSKDGDIIVNLNLKLQAIVEEFTEDQALTEKKLDSINQRLSEMLTEEAKDVIRELQKANCDIFGVGRKVIAYHNNVWKTKNWSKDYPKVQFHTKVDVEIVDTGVIF, encoded by the coding sequence ATGAAACTCATTTCCTATTTCTTGGTGATGCTTCTAGCCCTCGTCTCCCTGACCGGATGTTGGGATCGAGAATATTTGAAAGATATCAATCTTGCTTACAGTGTGGCCTTAGACCTCAAGGATGATGGAAAGATATTTCAAGCGGTCGAAATCATTATCCCTGCTGAAGCAGAACAGACCAGCACGACTAATGAAATTCACACAAGTGAAGGAATGACAACACGCGATGCAAGCAGTGAGATGCGAAAAAAAGATCGAGGTAACTTGAGTTTTATAAAAAATAGCATACAGCTTATAGGAAGTCCTTTAGCAAAGCAAGGTTTGAATTCTGTTCTAAATGTGATTTTCAGGGATCCCAATAACCCGACAGCAAATCTTCGGCTTGTCGTCACTGAAGGTGAAGCTACAAAAATCCTAAGTCAAAAAATGGTTGGAGGAATGAAAGTCGGCGAGTTCATTTCACAGAAAATTAAGAGTTTGGAACGGATGAGTCTATTCTATCCTACAGAAACCGTTGATACCGTGTTCCGATCCTTGAAGGATCCCGGACAGGACTTCGCACTGCCTTATATTGGACAAGAAGGTAAAGAAGTAGTGGCTAAAGGTGTGGCTCTGTTTCATGAACACCATCTCACCGGATCACTAAACGCAGACCAATCCGTTATGTTAGTTCTGCTCAAGGGACGACAGGGAGAAAATGCACGCTTCACCAGAAAAATAGAAATAAGTTATCCGGATAACTTACACGGTACCATGACCTTCAATTTGGCGAAGAAAAAAATAAAACGTAAATTTAACGTGCATGTATCTAAGGACGGAGACATTATTGTGAATTTGAATTTGAAACTCCAAGCCATTGTCGAAGAGTTTACGGAGGACCAAGCGCTCACTGAAAAAAAGCTCGACAGTATTAATCAAAGGCTCTCTGAAATGCTGACGGAAGAGGCAAAAGATGTCATCCGAGAACTTCAAAAGGCGAACTGCGATATTTTCGGCGTAGGGAGAAAAGTGATTGCCTATCATAATAACGTATGGAAAACCAAAAACTGGAGTAAGGATTACCCAAAAGTGCAATTTCATACGAAAGTAGATGTTGAAATCGTAGATACAGGCGTGATTTTTTAG
- a CDS encoding GerAB/ArcD/ProY family transporter translates to MMTQSEKMLSKLQFFFFIIQAQIGVGVLSIPHELNNNAMGGSGLSVLIAGFVTQIIIIIMWFLLKKYPGLSLFHICLKLCGPVIGRLLIVCYIGHFILLAANILLSTVDVLQSWILLSTPKWVLLGLFSIMALYLAREKLTVLARFYALASFLFIPLIFFVSYGLTQSRVEYMFPLLEAGYMNIVKGAKDATISMYGFEMMLITFPYTQGSNKQRLMTISLANLFVTLFYTFVVVTCVMVFNTEQLRLIPEPVIYLMKSLNFYVFDRADVLFLPIWAITLVCSIVSYCYAPSIGLTVLFKRSNHKNFAPYVIIVSYIIALFPITPMAINQLDRAVEYSAYLFIVGIPLVMMILSLFVKRKAGELA, encoded by the coding sequence ATGATGACTCAAAGTGAGAAAATGCTCTCGAAATTGCAGTTTTTCTTTTTTATCATTCAGGCCCAAATCGGGGTTGGTGTTCTTTCGATTCCTCACGAGTTGAATAATAATGCGATGGGCGGTTCGGGTCTCTCCGTTTTGATTGCGGGGTTTGTCACCCAAATTATTATCATTATAATGTGGTTTTTATTGAAGAAGTATCCTGGACTCAGCCTGTTTCATATTTGTCTAAAACTGTGTGGTCCAGTCATAGGCAGATTATTGATTGTTTGTTATATCGGTCACTTCATACTTCTAGCTGCTAATATTTTGCTCAGCACCGTTGATGTTTTGCAAAGCTGGATACTCCTGTCAACACCTAAATGGGTATTGTTAGGTCTCTTCTCGATCATGGCTCTATATCTAGCCAGAGAGAAGCTGACAGTATTGGCCAGATTCTATGCGCTGGCATCTTTTCTGTTTATACCATTGATCTTTTTTGTCAGCTATGGCTTAACTCAATCCCGTGTAGAATATATGTTTCCGCTACTTGAGGCCGGCTACATGAATATTGTAAAAGGTGCCAAAGATGCTACGATTTCCATGTATGGATTTGAGATGATGCTCATCACTTTTCCTTATACACAAGGATCGAACAAACAAAGACTGATGACGATTAGTCTGGCCAATTTGTTCGTCACTTTGTTCTATACATTTGTTGTCGTCACCTGCGTGATGGTATTTAATACCGAGCAGCTACGATTAATACCTGAACCGGTGATTTACCTGATGAAATCCCTTAATTTTTATGTTTTCGATCGTGCAGACGTCCTGTTCTTACCGATATGGGCAATTACGCTTGTATGCTCGATTGTCAGTTATTGTTATGCGCCTTCTATTGGACTTACAGTTTTATTTAAGAGGAGTAATCACAAGAACTTTGCACCCTATGTCATAATTGTAAGTTACATTATCGCGTTGTTTCCTATAACCCCTATGGCCATAAATCAATTAGATAGAGCAGTTGAGTATTCAGCGTACCTTTTTATAGTCGGCATCCCTCTCGTAATGATGATTCTATCTCTCTTTGTCAAAAGGAAGGCCGGTGAATTGGCATGA